A window from Cryptomeria japonica chromosome 1, Sugi_1.0, whole genome shotgun sequence encodes these proteins:
- the LOC131026783 gene encoding probably inactive leucine-rich repeat receptor-like protein kinase At3g28040 — translation MAFSSSLFCRLLLMLFVFILGLISGSSLVLNDDVLGLIVFKAGLQDPNKALDSWNEDDDSPCSWKYVNCDHRNGRVTQVVLEGLGLSGRIGRGLERVENLHTLSVAYNNFSESISPDIAQIGGLKNLNLSHNKLSGRIPDGFGNMERFRSLDFSNNALSGPIPDQLFGGSLKSISLSGNMLSGPIPQSLLACLYLRNLNLSANNLSGSLPASFWALRNLRVLDLSNNNFVGVVPVGIKGLYNLRELYLQNNQFSGPVPYDIGWCRQLIALDSSHNLLSGTLPESLQALNSLVFLKLQKNKLEGSIPSWIGNLTSIQHIDLSHNKFNGKLATSVGRLRSLVFLNMSNNALSGAIPRSVLQCSNLYVLDLSNNLLSGLIPQELFQLGLKHVDLSSNNLTGTIPLGSTNLYDVLEELDLSNNQLRGEIPFQISLSFNLKYLKLSANFLEAMIPPEFGDFRFIKVLDLSYNKLYGMIPGNLFDSGSLSVLKLDDNMLTGRIPAEIGNCASMYFLSLARNQLNGPIPAELTKLQHLAILNLSNNKLTGMLPTELEDLPNLLAVNVSFNRLEGRIPMKGVFQYLDMTSFEGNADLCGANLNRTCQMAMDKPLALDPNARGRNVGGFPAVVESKHRKLVLSVSAIIAISAAAVIACGVIAVTILNLRSRNQLDSTLVNLPIEAFSRSSSSEMPSGKLVMFSPSADLWTEDWINNAHCLLNKDCEIGKGGFGTVYKAVLGDGRVVAIKKLMISNLVKSQDDFEKEVHLLGKMKHPNLVGLKGYYWTPQLQLLFYDYVPNGSLYSKLHEKSHPSASLNWQTRFKIALGVARGLSHLHQACRPPLIHYNIKSSNVLLDGDCNPRISDYGLAKLLPMLDKHILSSQFQKALGYVAPEFACQSLRINEKCDVYGFGVLVLELVTGRRPVEYMEDDVLILCDHVRTLLEEGNPLSCIDPTLNDFPEEEVIPLIKLGLICTSQVPSSRPSMAEVVQILDVIKAPLESRERL, via the exons ATGGCATTTTCAAGTTCTCTTTTCTGTAGGCTGCTATTAATGCTCTTTGTTTTTATCCTTGGTTTGATCAGTGGCAGTAGCCTTGTGCTGAATGATGATGTGTTAGGGCTGATAGTATTCAAGGCTGGATTGCAGGACCCCAACAAGGCATTGGATTCATGGAATGAAGATGATGACAGCCCTTGCAGCTGGAAGTATGTGAATTGTGATCATAGGAATGGCAGAGTCACACAAGTTGTCCTTGAAGGTTTGGGCTTATCAGGAAGGATTGGGAGAGGCCTAGAAAGAGTAGAGAATTTGCATACACTCTCTGTTGCTTATAACAACTTTTCAGAATCCATAAGTCCTGACATTGCACAAATTGGAGGTCTGAAGAACTTGAATTTGAGCCATAATAAGTTGTCAGGTAGGATTCCTGATGGGTTTGGCAATATGGAACGTTTTAGGTCTCTGGATTTCTCAAACAATGCATTGTCTGGACCCATTCCTGACCAGCTCTTTGGTGGGTCTCTCAAAAGTATATCTCTCTCAGGTAATATGCTGTCTGGTCCTATTCCTCAGAGCTTGCTTGCGTGCTTGTACTTGAGAAACTTGAATCTTTCTGCAAATAATCTGTCTGGTTCTTTACCAGCATCCTTCTGGGCATTAAGGAATCTGAGGGTATTGGATTTGTCAAACAACAATTTTGTTGGTGTTGTCCCCGTGGGTATTAAGGGATTGTATAATCTGAGAGAACTTTACTTGCAAAATAATCAATTTTCAGGGCCTGTGCCCTATGACATTGGTTGGTGTCGACAGCTGATAGCCTTGGACTCAAGCCATAATTTGCTTTCAGGCACTCTACCTGAATCCCTGCAAGCTTTGAATTCATTGGTATTTCTGAAACTACAAAAGAATAAGTTGGAAGGAAGTATTCCTTCTTGGATTGGGAATCTGACTAGCATTCAGCACATAGATTTGTCGCATAACAAATTCAATGGCAAACTTGCAACTTCTGTTGGTAGGTTGAGATCTCTAGTATTCCTCAATATGTCCAACAATGCACTTTCTGGAGCCATTCCCAGATCAGTCTTGCAATGCAGTAACCTGTATGTTTTAGATTTAAGTAACAACCTTTTGTCAGGACTCATTCCACAGGAGCTGTTTCAGTTGGGCTTAAAGCATGTAGATTTGTCTTCGAACAATCTCACTGGAACTATACCTCTTGGTTCAACCAATTTGTACGATGTTCTGGAGGAGTTAGATTTGTCAAATAACCAGTTGAGAGGAGAGATACCATTTCAGATCAGTTTATCCTTCAATTTGAAGTACTTGAAGTTATCAGCAAATTTTCTGGAGGCAATGATTCCTCCAGAGTTTGGTGATTTCAGATTTATAAAAGTACTGGATCTGAGCTACAATAAGCTCTATGGGATGATTCCAGGGAATTTATTTGACTCGGGCAGCCTCTCCGTCCTGAAATTAGATGATAATATGCTTACTGGGCGAATTCCTGCAGAAATTGGAAACTGTGCTTCTATGTATTTCCT GAGCCTGGCACGCAATCAGCTGAATGGACCTATACCAGCAGAACTAACCAAACTACAGCATCTTGCAATCTTGAACTTATCTAACAATAAACTGACAGGGATGTTACCTACAGAACTAGAGGATCTTCCAAATTTACTTGCAGTGAACGTATCTTTCAACAGACTGGAAGGTAGAATCCCAATGAAAGGTGTGTTTCAATATTTGGATATGACATCATTTGAGGGCAATGCAGACTTATGTGGAGCCAATTTGAATAGAACCTGCCAAATGGCTATGGATAAGCCTCTAGCTCTTGATCCAAATGCAAGAGGTAGGAATGTGGGGGGCTTTCCTGCTGTAGTTGAAAGCAAACACAGGAAACTTGTGCTGAGTGTTTCAGCAATCATTGCAATATCGGCAGCTGCAGTCATTGCATGTGGAGTTATTGCTGTGACAATTTTGAATCTCAGGTCTCGAAATCAGCTCGATTCAACGTTGGTCAACCTCCCCATTGAAGCATTTTCCAGATCTTCAAGCAGTGAAATGCCATCAGGTAAGCTAGTGATGTTTTCTCCCAGTGCAGATCTATGGACCGAGGATTGGATAAATAATGCTCACTGTTTACTGAACAAAGACTGTGAAATTGGAAAAGGAGGCTTTGGAACTGTATACAAGGCAGTACTAGGGGATGGAAGGGTAGTTGCAATTAAGAAGCTGATGATCTCAAACTTGGTGAAATCCCAAGATGATTTTGAAAAGGAGGTCCATCTCCTGGGGAAGATGAAACATCCAAATCTAGTTGGTCTAAAAGGTTACTATTGGACACCACAGCTACAACTCCTATTCTATGATTATGTTCCAAATGGAAGCTTGTACAGTAAATTACATGAGAAGTCCCACCCAAGTGCCTCTCTGAATTGGCAAACTCGTTTCAAAATAGCATTGGGTGTTGCTAGAGGACTTTCCCACCTTCACCAAGCTTGCAGACCCCCACTCATACATTACAATATAAAGTCCAGCAATGTACTACTGGACGGGGACTGCAACCCAAGAATTTCAGATTATGGTCTTGCCAAGCTCCTACCAATGCTTGACAAGCACATCCTGAGCAGCCAATTTCAGAAAGCCCTGGGATATGTTGCCCCTGAATTTGCTTGTCAAAGCCTAAGGATAAATGAAAAATGTGATGTATATGGGTTTGGTGTGCTGGTTTTGGAACTGGTTACTGGTAGGAGGCCAGTGGAATATATGGAAGATGATGTTTTGATCCTGTGTGACCATGTAAGGACTTTACTTGAAGAAGGGAATCCCTTGAGTTGTATTGATCCAACCTTGAATGATTTTCCAGAGGAAGAAGTAATTCCGTTGATCAAGCTGGGATTGATTTGTACATCACAGGTACCTTCTAGCAGACCATCCATGGCAGAGGTGGTACAAATACTTGATGTTATAAAGGCGCCATTAGAAAGCAGAGAAAGGCTCTAA